In Bacteroidales bacterium, a single window of DNA contains:
- the sprA gene encoding cell surface protein SprA, translating into MNHRYNHIFLILIGFLLALGASAQDSTLHFPFSDKGSYPFSFSEQSSPLYLKNPSNINSRVVYDPLTGKYVFTETIGSWNYRNPSQMTMEQYAAYDLKQQVNDYWRLKASGSSLDQQLSFIPPIQVGGEAFDKLFGSNVINIVPSGSAELIFGFNLSKQDNPNINERLRSVPSFTFDEKIIMNVAGSIGDKMAMDISYNTEATFDFENQTKLEYSGKEDEIIKKIEGGNVNLPLPGSLISGSQSLFGLKTELQFGKMTVTSVFSQQRGESSVINVQGGSQLSEYSVTVDDYDANKHFFLSEYFRENYNQALSRLPIITSDVSITRIEVWVTNKTTNFEQSRNIVVVNDLAEPYPRYYDRDPGQTGSYPRNELNNAYVELTTTHSAIRDIKNVTSELEGAGLVLGTDFEKIENARLLSPREYTFNDKLGYISLNTALNTDEILAVAYEYTYRGQTFRVGELSESSGISAPSSLMMKLLKPTNFTPRSYTWDLMMKNVYALGAYQVNEDEFTLDVLYRDDKTGNAVNYLPGGDLDKTILIRLLNLDNMNSQRDPYPDGVFDFISGITISPSNGRVFFPLLEPFGSDLTKILTDSLDAEAAGEAIEKFVFQELYDSTKTKAQQIAEKNKFLIAGEYSSSSSSEIMLNAMNVPQGSVKVSAGGRELMEGADYTVDYMLGRVTIINQGILESGTPIRISLENQSLFNFQTKTLVGTHLDYRVTDKFNLGATAIHLTERPLTQKVNIGDEPISNTIWGLNGNYSTESQFLTTLVDKLPFLETKAPSTITIVGEFAQLIPGHSRAIEKEGNAYIDDFEGSETSIDLKQFSSWKLSSTPRGFFPEAELNNNRAYGYNRARLAWYHIDPLFVNPDSRTPDYIKANPDYMSSAYVYEVYEQDIFPNKEYQNGIPTRVSVLNLAYYPGERGPYNYDFERIGPEGNLLEPEERWGGIMREIYSSDFEKANVEFIEFWLMDPFAEMPNHSGGELFFNLGNISEDVLKDSRKVFENGLPTSEVVEKVDTTVWGRVPLTQSMVPGFSAGDETRKYQDVGLDGLSSKYSDDEVALFSKEPDDFLNQIEARFNSGLLSAEARDALFQDPSSDDYMYYRSSLHDAARLDIQSRYKKYNNHEGNSPSDLDNQESYPTSGTSLPDIEDINRDNTLSEGESYYAYRVDINRNELEVGRNHIVDKVVDKVNYENGEKADVTWYQFRIPIYDYDQIEGDISDFKTIRFMRMFMTGFEDTTFLRFAKLDLVRGEWRRYKLPLAQGGEDWTGVEPPQGALAISAVNIEENAGKEPVNYVLPPGFTRQIDPMQPQLRQLNEQSIVLKVNELADGDARAAYKNTELDIRQYRKIRMEAHAEAFPGDVLEHNELVAFIRLGTDYKNNYYEYEVPLELTPPGRYDNDSESDRLMVWPAVNKFEVALDLFTEVKQARNRAMSDPESEVTISSVYSEIDEKGNRISVAGNPNMSSIRTIMIGIRNPKAGNNPYGPDDGLPKSGEIWLNELRLTDFNESGGWAANGRATLKLADFGNVTIAGNTSQPGFGSIEQKVQERQREQVIQYDVSSNLQMGKFFKQESGVNIPVFASYSKAIVNPEYNPLDPDIPLKEAIEEAETKAERDSIIRNARDLVERKAFAVTNVRMNKSGTKKHFYSLSNWSTSFSMNEMISRNPNLNYYNTRKVRGNISYNFNERPRNVQPFKSVKWMNSEWLRLVKDFNFNYTPSRISFRTDMDRYYLEKEVRNINNPDFYVEPTFKKDFYWNRFFDLKFDITRNLRFDFSSTHNARIDEPEGRWNYDYEWDALRDTILGFGRATSYFHQFNASYTIPINKIPLLDWTSANARYGGTYGWDVGPIIPDDPVYGPINLGNTIKNSNTIQLNGQLNFVNLYNKIPFLKDINDKYRNARTRAREAETRVKTRIFTQENVYLREGRPRFVVHNLKTEVVSVEVFDENNQPVEVESEILSGTRIRITSARAVRDARITVTGTIEKGESPLIFMAESTLRILMSVRTLNLTYSRSGGTLLPGYNYGIDNFGFGTHMSGGTMEPGWAFITGWQERDYAYNSFGRGALTTDQNLNEPYAMNHTERFTARMTVEPFNGLKIDLTANRMYSSNFTEYYSANPDGSLPADSARGRVFSGNFSMSYISLGTAFEKIDDKVESSESFGLLKNEYRKTISQRLGNDYYERTGVLLPPDSSNTEYVSGYGPTSQEVLIPAFLAAYGGKSPGHITTNAIKSILEILPNWQVRFDGLGKIEALQKYVNSIVMNHSYRSTYSVGSFINNPFYVADTISGVPIMVDLQGNFMVEQNINTVSINENFSPLFDINLDWKNSLTTRVEYKRSRTVAMNMSNTQVNEVNSGEFIVGAGYRFNEVPLIINQKEFSSDLNIRFDLSMRNNRTVIRKLEDLSGSEITAGQTIFSLKASADYMLSDKFTIRAFYDQRLTTPYISNSYPNANYNVGFSMTFTL; encoded by the coding sequence GTGAACCATCGGTATAACCACATATTTCTGATACTCATTGGATTCTTGCTGGCTTTGGGAGCCAGTGCCCAGGATTCAACCCTCCATTTCCCCTTCTCAGACAAGGGCTCTTATCCCTTCTCCTTTTCGGAACAGAGTTCGCCTCTCTACCTGAAAAACCCGTCGAACATTAACTCCAGGGTGGTTTATGATCCCCTGACCGGGAAATATGTTTTCACCGAAACCATAGGGTCCTGGAATTACAGGAACCCCTCCCAGATGACCATGGAACAGTATGCCGCTTATGACCTGAAGCAGCAGGTAAACGACTACTGGAGATTAAAAGCGAGTGGTTCTTCCCTGGATCAACAACTCTCGTTTATCCCCCCCATTCAGGTGGGCGGGGAGGCATTCGATAAACTGTTCGGATCTAATGTGATCAATATTGTTCCATCCGGTTCGGCCGAGCTGATCTTCGGATTTAATCTGAGCAAACAGGATAATCCCAATATTAATGAGCGGCTCCGGTCGGTTCCCTCCTTTACTTTCGATGAAAAGATCATCATGAATGTGGCAGGCTCCATTGGAGATAAGATGGCCATGGATATCAGTTACAATACGGAGGCCACCTTCGATTTTGAAAACCAGACCAAGCTGGAGTATTCAGGGAAAGAGGATGAGATCATCAAGAAGATCGAGGGCGGGAACGTAAACCTTCCGCTGCCCGGTTCCCTGATCAGCGGCAGCCAGAGCCTTTTTGGCCTGAAAACGGAACTGCAATTCGGGAAAATGACCGTGACCAGTGTTTTCTCCCAGCAGCGGGGCGAGTCGTCGGTCATTAATGTACAGGGTGGGTCGCAGCTTAGCGAATACTCCGTTACGGTGGATGACTACGATGCCAACAAGCACTTTTTTCTATCCGAATATTTCCGCGAAAACTATAACCAGGCACTATCCCGTCTGCCCATCATTACTTCCGATGTCTCCATCACCCGGATCGAAGTGTGGGTGACCAATAAAACAACCAATTTCGAGCAGTCCAGAAACATTGTAGTGGTCAATGATCTGGCCGAACCCTATCCCAGGTATTACGACCGCGATCCGGGCCAGACGGGATCATACCCCAGGAATGAGCTGAACAATGCTTATGTGGAGCTGACCACCACCCATTCGGCAATCAGGGATATCAAGAATGTAACCAGCGAGCTCGAGGGGGCGGGCCTGGTCCTGGGAACCGATTTTGAGAAGATTGAAAATGCCAGGTTACTCTCGCCCAGGGAATACACCTTCAACGACAAATTGGGTTATATCTCGCTGAATACAGCCCTGAATACCGATGAGATTCTGGCCGTGGCCTATGAATATACCTACCGGGGACAAACCTTCCGGGTGGGAGAGCTTTCGGAGTCCAGCGGTATCAGTGCGCCTTCCTCGCTGATGATGAAATTGTTAAAGCCTACGAATTTCACACCAAGGAGCTATACCTGGGACCTGATGATGAAAAACGTCTATGCCCTGGGAGCTTACCAGGTGAACGAGGACGAGTTTACCCTGGATGTGCTGTATCGTGACGATAAAACTGGGAACGCCGTAAACTACCTGCCCGGCGGGGACCTGGACAAGACCATTTTGATCCGCCTGCTGAACCTGGATAACATGAATTCGCAGCGTGATCCCTATCCGGACGGGGTCTTTGACTTTATAAGCGGAATTACCATCAGTCCCTCCAACGGACGGGTTTTTTTCCCACTGCTGGAACCTTTCGGGTCGGACCTGACAAAGATCCTGACCGACAGCCTGGATGCAGAGGCTGCCGGGGAAGCCATAGAAAAGTTTGTATTCCAGGAGCTCTATGATTCCACCAAGACCAAGGCCCAGCAAATTGCAGAGAAGAATAAATTCCTGATCGCAGGAGAATACTCCTCTTCCAGCAGCTCGGAAATCATGCTGAACGCCATGAATGTGCCGCAGGGATCGGTGAAGGTATCTGCCGGGGGACGGGAGTTGATGGAGGGAGCCGATTATACGGTGGATTATATGCTGGGACGGGTTACCATCATCAACCAGGGGATCCTGGAATCGGGCACACCCATCCGCATCTCCCTGGAGAACCAATCGCTGTTTAATTTCCAGACCAAGACCCTGGTGGGGACCCACCTGGATTACCGGGTGACGGATAAATTTAACCTGGGGGCCACCGCCATACACCTGACCGAAAGACCGCTTACCCAGAAGGTGAATATCGGGGACGAACCTATTTCTAACACCATCTGGGGCCTGAACGGGAACTACAGCACCGAGTCGCAGTTTCTCACTACCCTGGTGGATAAACTTCCCTTCCTGGAGACCAAGGCTCCCTCCACCATTACCATTGTGGGTGAGTTTGCTCAGCTGATACCGGGACACTCCCGGGCTATTGAGAAAGAAGGGAATGCATATATCGATGATTTTGAGGGTTCCGAGACCTCTATCGACCTGAAACAGTTCTCTTCCTGGAAACTGTCCAGTACGCCCCGCGGTTTTTTCCCGGAAGCGGAGTTGAACAATAACAGGGCCTATGGATACAACCGGGCCAGACTGGCATGGTACCACATCGATCCGCTCTTTGTGAATCCCGACTCCCGTACGCCTGACTATATCAAGGCCAATCCCGATTATATGTCCAGTGCCTATGTGTACGAGGTGTATGAGCAGGATATTTTTCCAAACAAGGAATATCAAAACGGGATTCCCACCAGGGTCAGCGTGCTGAATCTGGCCTATTACCCCGGGGAGCGGGGACCCTACAACTATGATTTTGAGCGGATCGGACCGGAGGGAAACCTGCTGGAACCTGAAGAGCGATGGGGAGGGATCATGAGAGAAATCTACTCCAGCGACTTTGAGAAGGCCAATGTGGAGTTTATCGAATTCTGGCTGATGGATCCCTTTGCCGAGATGCCCAATCACAGCGGCGGGGAGCTTTTTTTTAACCTGGGGAATATTTCTGAGGATGTATTGAAGGACTCCCGAAAGGTCTTTGAGAACGGACTGCCTACCTCGGAAGTGGTTGAGAAAGTGGATACCACAGTCTGGGGCCGGGTACCCCTTACGCAATCGATGGTGCCGGGTTTCAGTGCGGGCGATGAAACCCGCAAGTATCAGGATGTGGGTCTGGACGGTCTCTCTTCGAAATACTCCGACGATGAGGTTGCCTTATTTTCGAAGGAACCGGATGATTTTTTGAATCAGATTGAAGCACGCTTCAATAGCGGATTATTAAGCGCTGAAGCCAGAGATGCCCTCTTCCAGGACCCCTCGTCGGACGATTACATGTATTACAGGAGCTCGCTTCATGATGCAGCCAGGCTGGATATCCAGAGCCGCTACAAGAAGTATAACAACCATGAAGGGAACTCGCCCAGTGACCTGGATAACCAGGAGTCGTACCCCACTTCGGGAACCTCTCTTCCCGACATTGAGGATATCAACCGCGACAACACACTCAGTGAGGGAGAAAGTTACTATGCATACCGGGTCGATATCAACCGGAACGAGCTGGAGGTGGGGCGGAACCATATCGTTGACAAGGTCGTGGATAAGGTCAACTATGAGAATGGGGAGAAGGCCGATGTAACCTGGTATCAGTTCCGGATTCCCATTTACGACTATGACCAGATTGAAGGAGATATTTCCGATTTTAAAACCATCCGCTTCATGCGCATGTTTATGACCGGTTTTGAGGATACGACCTTTCTGCGCTTTGCAAAGCTGGATCTGGTGCGCGGGGAATGGCGACGTTACAAGCTTCCCCTGGCCCAGGGTGGTGAGGACTGGACCGGCGTGGAGCCTCCCCAGGGGGCCCTGGCTATATCGGCCGTGAATATTGAAGAGAATGCGGGTAAGGAGCCGGTCAACTATGTGCTGCCGCCCGGATTCACGCGTCAGATCGACCCCATGCAGCCTCAGCTCAGGCAGCTGAATGAACAGTCCATTGTCCTGAAGGTGAATGAGCTGGCCGATGGAGATGCCCGGGCCGCCTATAAAAATACTGAACTGGATATCAGGCAGTACCGGAAGATCCGGATGGAGGCCCATGCGGAAGCCTTTCCGGGTGACGTGCTGGAGCACAATGAGCTGGTGGCCTTTATCAGGCTGGGGACCGACTATAAAAACAACTATTATGAATACGAAGTTCCTCTAGAGCTAACCCCGCCGGGAAGGTATGATAATGACAGTGAAAGTGACCGCTTAATGGTATGGCCGGCGGTGAATAAGTTTGAGGTGGCCCTGGATCTGTTCACGGAGGTCAAACAGGCCAGGAACAGGGCCATGAGTGATCCGGAGAGCGAAGTGACCATCAGTTCGGTTTATTCAGAGATAGACGAGAAGGGAAACCGGATCTCCGTAGCCGGGAATCCCAATATGAGCAGTATCCGGACCATCATGATCGGGATCCGGAATCCCAAGGCCGGGAATAATCCCTATGGCCCGGACGATGGCTTACCCAAATCGGGTGAAATCTGGCTGAACGAGTTGCGACTGACCGATTTCAATGAGAGCGGCGGGTGGGCCGCCAACGGCAGGGCCACCCTGAAACTGGCCGATTTTGGAAATGTCACCATTGCCGGGAACACAAGTCAGCCAGGCTTTGGAAGCATCGAACAGAAGGTCCAGGAACGTCAGCGGGAGCAGGTCATTCAATACGATGTTTCCTCCAACCTCCAGATGGGGAAATTCTTTAAACAGGAGAGCGGGGTCAATATTCCGGTCTTTGCAAGCTACTCCAAGGCCATCGTGAATCCCGAATACAATCCTCTTGATCCTGACATTCCCCTCAAAGAGGCCATTGAGGAAGCGGAGACCAAGGCCGAGCGCGATTCCATCATACGAAATGCCAGAGATTTGGTGGAACGTAAAGCTTTTGCTGTCACCAATGTGCGAATGAACAAGTCGGGTACCAAGAAGCACTTCTACAGTCTTTCCAACTGGTCCACTTCTTTCTCCATGAATGAAATGATCAGCCGGAACCCCAACCTCAACTATTACAATACCAGGAAGGTCAGGGGAAACATCAGTTATAATTTTAATGAAAGGCCCAGGAATGTCCAGCCTTTTAAATCGGTTAAATGGATGAACTCGGAGTGGCTGAGACTGGTTAAGGATTTTAATTTCAATTATACCCCTTCAAGGATTTCCTTCCGCACCGATATGGACCGTTACTACCTGGAGAAAGAGGTCAGGAACATCAACAATCCGGACTTTTACGTGGAACCCACCTTTAAGAAGGATTTCTACTGGAACCGCTTCTTTGATCTGAAATTTGACATCACCCGGAACCTCAGGTTCGACTTCTCCTCCACCCATAATGCCAGGATCGATGAACCCGAGGGCCGCTGGAACTACGACTATGAATGGGATGCACTGCGCGACACTATCCTGGGTTTTGGACGGGCGACCAGCTATTTTCATCAGTTTAATGCTTCCTATACCATCCCCATCAATAAGATACCGCTGCTGGACTGGACCTCGGCCAATGCACGCTATGGAGGGACCTATGGTTGGGACGTGGGTCCCATTATCCCCGATGATCCGGTATATGGGCCCATCAACCTGGGCAATACCATCAAGAATTCCAATACCATTCAGTTGAACGGACAGCTGAATTTTGTGAACCTCTACAATAAAATTCCCTTCCTGAAGGATATTAATGATAAATACCGCAATGCCCGGACCAGGGCCAGGGAGGCGGAGACCAGGGTAAAGACCCGCATTTTCACCCAGGAGAATGTATACCTGAGGGAGGGGCGTCCCCGTTTTGTGGTGCATAATCTGAAAACGGAAGTGGTCTCGGTGGAGGTTTTTGACGAGAACAACCAGCCCGTGGAGGTCGAGAGTGAGATACTGAGCGGGACACGGATCAGGATTACCTCCGCCAGGGCCGTGCGCGATGCCCGGATCACGGTGACCGGAACCATTGAAAAAGGAGAAAGCCCCCTGATCTTTATGGCTGAATCGACCCTGAGGATCCTGATGAGTGTTCGCACCCTGAACCTGACTTACTCCAGAAGCGGGGGGACCCTGCTTCCTGGCTACAATTACGGAATAGATAATTTTGGATTCGGAACCCATATGTCGGGTGGAACGATGGAGCCGGGCTGGGCGTTTATTACGGGCTGGCAGGAACGTGATTACGCCTATAACTCTTTTGGAAGGGGCGCACTTACCACCGACCAGAACCTCAATGAACCCTATGCCATGAACCATACGGAGCGCTTTACCGCCAGGATGACCGTGGAACCCTTTAATGGATTGAAAATCGACTTAACTGCCAACCGGATGTATTCTTCCAATTTCACGGAATATTATTCCGCCAATCCGGATGGCTCGCTGCCCGCCGATTCGGCCCGTGGAAGAGTTTTCAGTGGAAACTTCAGCATGTCCTATATCTCCCTGGGAACAGCGTTTGAAAAGATCGATGACAAGGTGGAGTCGTCCGAATCCTTCGGCCTTCTGAAGAATGAATACAGAAAGACGATCTCGCAGCGTCTGGGGAATGATTATTATGAACGTACCGGGGTGTTGTTGCCGCCCGACAGCAGTAACACAGAGTATGTGTCCGGGTACGGGCCGACCTCCCAGGAGGTTCTGATCCCGGCTTTCCTGGCCGCATACGGAGGGAAATCGCCAGGTCATATTACCACGAATGCCATTAAATCGATTTTGGAGATTTTGCCCAACTGGCAGGTGCGTTTCGACGGATTGGGTAAGATTGAGGCGCTGCAAAAGTATGTAAATTCCATCGTCATGAATCACTCTTACCGTTCCACCTACAGCGTAGGTTCCTTTATTAACAATCCTTTTTATGTGGCCGATACCATTAGCGGGGTGCCTATTATGGTCGACCTGCAGGGGAACTTCATGGTCGAGCAAAATATCAATACGGTAAGCATCAACGAAAACTTCAGTCCCCTTTTCGATATTAACCTGGATTGGAAAAACAGCCTGACCACCCGGGTGGAGTATAAGCGTTCCCGGACGGTGGCCATGAATATGTCCAATACCCAGGTCAATGAGGTGAATAGTGGAGAATTTATTGTCGGGGCCGGTTACAGGTTTAATGAGGTTCCTTTAATAATTAATCAGAAGGAATTTTCCAGCGATCTGAATATTCGTTTCGATCTTTCCATGCGAAATAACCGGACGGTGATCCGGAAACTGGAAGACCTATCCGGAAGCGAGATCACGGCCGGGCAGACCATCTTCAGCCTGAAAGCCAGCGCCGATTATATGCTGAGTGATAAGTTTACCATCCGGGCCTTCTATGATCAGCGGCTTACAACCCCTTATATATCGAATAGTTATCCAAACGCCAACTACAATGTGGGCTTCAGTATGACCTTTACTCTGTAG